The Carassius gibelio isolate Cgi1373 ecotype wild population from Czech Republic chromosome B22, carGib1.2-hapl.c, whole genome shotgun sequence genome window below encodes:
- the elavl2 gene encoding ELAV-like protein 2 isoform X1, giving the protein MAVRLCDVASLLRSGSWAAEPWTGQVIAAMETQMSNGPSCTSSNGPNSVSNNCTSPVEMPNDTEDSKTNLIVNYLPQNMTQEELKSLFGSIGEIESCKLVRDKITGQSLGYGFVNYVEPKDAEKAINTLNGLRLQTKTIKVSFARPSSASIRDANLYVSGLPKTMTQKELEQLFSQYGRIITSRILVDQVTGVSRGVGFIRFDRRVEAEEAIKGLNGQKPPGATEPITVKFANNPSQKSSQALLSHLYQSPNRRYPGPLAQQAQRFRLDNLLNMAYGVKSRFSPMTIDGVTSLAGINLPGHAGTGWCIFVYNLAPDADENILWQMFGPFGAVTNVKVIRDFNTNKCKGFGFVTMTNYDEAAVAIASLNGYRLGDRVLQVSFKTNKTHKA; this is encoded by the exons CAGGTGATCGCTGCTATGGAGACGCAGATGTCCAACGGGCCGAGCTGTACCTCCAGCAACGGTCCCAACAGCGTCTCGAACAACTGCACATCACCTGTGGAGATGCCCAACGACACGGAGGACAGTAAAACCAACCTGATCGTCAACTACCTGCCACAGAACATGACGCAGGAGGAGCTCAAGAGTCTGTTCGGCAGCATCGGAGAGATTGAGTCCTGCAAACTTGTGCGGGACAAGATCACTG gtCAGAGTCTGGGCTATGGCTTTGTGAACTATGTAGAGCCCAAAGATGCAGAAAAGGCCATCAACACTTTAAATGGTCTCCGACTGCAGACTAAAACCATCAAG GTGTCGTTTGCTCGGCCGAGTTCGGCCTCCATTCGTGATGCTAACCTGTACGTGAGCGGTCTTCCTAAAACCATGACCCAGAAAGAGCTGGAGCAGCTCTTCTCTCAGTACGGCCGCATCATCACCTCCAGGATCCTCGTGGATCAGGTCACAG GGGTGTCCAGAGGTGTGGGCTTCATTCGATTCGACCGGCGTGTTGAGGCTGAGGAGGCGATTAAAGGACTGAACGGACAGAAGCCACCGGGTGCCACCGAGCCAATCACGGTGAAGTTTGCCAACAACCCCAGTCAGAAGAGCAGCCAGGCGCTGCTGTCCCACCTGTACCAGTCACCCAACAGACGTTACCCAGGACCGCTGGCACAGCAGGCCCAGAGATTCAG gctAGATAACCTGCTCAACATGGCATATGGAGTCAAGAG TAGATTCTCCCCCATGACCATTGACGGGGTGACCAGTCTGGCAGGCATCAACCTCCCGGGTCACGCCGGCACGGGCTGGTGCATTTTTGTGTATAATCTGGCGCCGGATGCTGACGAGAACATCCTCTGGCAGATGTTTGGTCCGTTTGGTGCGGTGACTAATGTAAAGGTCATTCGAGACTTCAACACAAACAAGTGCAAAGGATTTGGCTTCGTGACCATGACAAACTACGACGAGGCTGCTGTAGCTATCGCTAGTTTGAATGGGTACCGGCTCGGCGACCGGGTTTTACAGGTCTCCTTCaagacaaacaaaacacacaaggCCTGA
- the elavl2 gene encoding ELAV-like protein 2 isoform X2: protein MAVRLCDVASLLRSGSWAAEPWTGVIAAMETQMSNGPSCTSSNGPNSVSNNCTSPVEMPNDTEDSKTNLIVNYLPQNMTQEELKSLFGSIGEIESCKLVRDKITGQSLGYGFVNYVEPKDAEKAINTLNGLRLQTKTIKVSFARPSSASIRDANLYVSGLPKTMTQKELEQLFSQYGRIITSRILVDQVTGVSRGVGFIRFDRRVEAEEAIKGLNGQKPPGATEPITVKFANNPSQKSSQALLSHLYQSPNRRYPGPLAQQAQRFRLDNLLNMAYGVKSRFSPMTIDGVTSLAGINLPGHAGTGWCIFVYNLAPDADENILWQMFGPFGAVTNVKVIRDFNTNKCKGFGFVTMTNYDEAAVAIASLNGYRLGDRVLQVSFKTNKTHKA from the exons GTGATCGCTGCTATGGAGACGCAGATGTCCAACGGGCCGAGCTGTACCTCCAGCAACGGTCCCAACAGCGTCTCGAACAACTGCACATCACCTGTGGAGATGCCCAACGACACGGAGGACAGTAAAACCAACCTGATCGTCAACTACCTGCCACAGAACATGACGCAGGAGGAGCTCAAGAGTCTGTTCGGCAGCATCGGAGAGATTGAGTCCTGCAAACTTGTGCGGGACAAGATCACTG gtCAGAGTCTGGGCTATGGCTTTGTGAACTATGTAGAGCCCAAAGATGCAGAAAAGGCCATCAACACTTTAAATGGTCTCCGACTGCAGACTAAAACCATCAAG GTGTCGTTTGCTCGGCCGAGTTCGGCCTCCATTCGTGATGCTAACCTGTACGTGAGCGGTCTTCCTAAAACCATGACCCAGAAAGAGCTGGAGCAGCTCTTCTCTCAGTACGGCCGCATCATCACCTCCAGGATCCTCGTGGATCAGGTCACAG GGGTGTCCAGAGGTGTGGGCTTCATTCGATTCGACCGGCGTGTTGAGGCTGAGGAGGCGATTAAAGGACTGAACGGACAGAAGCCACCGGGTGCCACCGAGCCAATCACGGTGAAGTTTGCCAACAACCCCAGTCAGAAGAGCAGCCAGGCGCTGCTGTCCCACCTGTACCAGTCACCCAACAGACGTTACCCAGGACCGCTGGCACAGCAGGCCCAGAGATTCAG gctAGATAACCTGCTCAACATGGCATATGGAGTCAAGAG TAGATTCTCCCCCATGACCATTGACGGGGTGACCAGTCTGGCAGGCATCAACCTCCCGGGTCACGCCGGCACGGGCTGGTGCATTTTTGTGTATAATCTGGCGCCGGATGCTGACGAGAACATCCTCTGGCAGATGTTTGGTCCGTTTGGTGCGGTGACTAATGTAAAGGTCATTCGAGACTTCAACACAAACAAGTGCAAAGGATTTGGCTTCGTGACCATGACAAACTACGACGAGGCTGCTGTAGCTATCGCTAGTTTGAATGGGTACCGGCTCGGCGACCGGGTTTTACAGGTCTCCTTCaagacaaacaaaacacacaaggCCTGA